aaaaccgttcatatgtggaccgtaggtcccagcatgaatttcctctagtaactTGGATGTTTcttttgcgtcaacacaccttagtaatcccaaatcgggagtcctcctatataggattcctctgctttgaaagaaattgttggaaaACCTCCGaggtgtgcatttctgagtagggtttgcaagctctgggtactcttcTTTTgcaaaatattccttgatatcatgaaaccaaggctttccgtctgcttcttcatCAACATGGGCACAGAAAGCTAGTTGATCATGGATTTTTACTGGAATAAGATCAATGAAATTATTgtccggatgttgtatcatagatgacagggtagccaatgcatcggtgaactcattctggactctgggaacatgttggaactccgtctttgtgaacctctttctcaattcctgtacattatgcaaatacgggagtatcttggattTCTTGGTTAACCATTCTTCTCGCacttgatgtataagtaggtttgaatctccaatcactagcaactcttgaatgttcatgtcgaggGCCATTTTaagccctaagatgcaagcttcatattcggctatgttgttggtgcacgagaaTCTGAGTTTGGaggacactggataatgctgaccggtttctgatactaggattgCTCCtacgccaactcctttgaaatttgctgctccatcgaaaaacattctccaaccgtcataggattgtGCAATGTTTTCTCTTATGAATGATACCTcaacatcaggaaaatacattttcagggtttcgtattctccatccactggattttcagcaagatggtctgccagtgcttttcccttgaccgctttctgagttacataaacaatgtcgaactcactcaacaggatttgccacttggctagcttgccagtgggcatgggcttctaaaagatgtatttcaaaggatccatccttgatatgagatatgtagtataggcacagaagtagtgtcTCAGCTTTtgggctacccaagtcaaagctcAATAGGTGctctctaatagagaataccgggcctcgtacggggtgaacttcttgttgagataataaatagcctgctccttcctccctgtttcatcatgctgccccagaacatagttgaaagctccatctaacactgtaAGGTAGAGTattaagggtctacctggctcgggcgggactggGACTGGTGGTGTTAACGGGTaatccttgattttgtcaaaggccttttgccagtcattagtccatttggtagtagtgtccttctttaacatcttagaGATTGGCTCGCAAATAACTGAAGACTGTGCGATGAATCGGCTAATGTAAtagagccttcccaagaaactcatcacatccttct
This sequence is a window from Nicotiana sylvestris chromosome 3, ASM39365v2, whole genome shotgun sequence. Protein-coding genes within it:
- the LOC138887094 gene encoding uncharacterized protein, which translates into the protein MYFPDVEVSFIRENIAQSYDGWRMFFDGAANFKGVGVGAILVSETGQHYPVSSKLRFSCTNNIAEYEACILGLKMALDMNIQELLVIGDSNLLIHQVREEWLTKKSKILPYLHNVQELRKRFTKTEFQHVPRVQNEFTDALATLSSMIQHPDNNFIDLIPVKIHDQLAFCAHVDEEADGKPWFHDIKEYFAKEEYPELANPTQKCTPRRFSNNFFQSRGILYRRTPDLGLLRCVDAKETSKLLEEIHAGTYGPHMNGFVLAKTILRVGYFWMTMETDCIQYVRKCHRC